The Chanos chanos chromosome 6, fChaCha1.1, whole genome shotgun sequence genome includes a region encoding these proteins:
- the csrp1b gene encoding cysteine and glycine-rich protein 1b — MPFGGGNPCGCCHKTVYFAEEVQCEGKSFHKSCFLCMACKKNLDSTTVAVHVDEIYCKSCYGKKYGPKGYGFGGGAGTLSMDTGEGLGIKPVELVSHRPTNNPNSSKFAQKFGGSDICPRCSKAVYAAEKVVGGGNSWHKSCFRCAKCGKSLESTTLADKDGEIYCKACYAKNFGPKGFGFGQGAGALAYSE, encoded by the exons ATGCCCTTTGGAGGAGGAAACCCGTGTGGCTGTTGCCACAAGACTGTGTACTTTGCAGAGGAAGTGCAGTGCGAGGGGAAAAGTTTCCACAAGTCCTGTTTTCTCTGCA TGGCATGTAAAAAGAACCTGGACAGCACAACAGTGGCCGTCCATGTGGACGAGATTTACTGCAAGTCCTGTTACGGTAAGAAATACGGACCGAAAGGCTACGGTTTTGGCGGTGGAGCTGGAACCCTGAGCATGGACACAGGAGAAGGTCTTGGAATCAAACCAGTCGA GCTGGTTTCACACCGTCCCACCAACAACCCCAACTCTTCCAAGTTCGCTCAGAAGTTCGGTGGTTCAGACATTTGCCCCCGGTGCAGCAAGGCTGTGTATGCGGCGGAGAAGGTGGTAGGCGGAGGAAAT TCTTGGCATAAGAGCTGCTTCAGATGTGCCAAGTGTGGTAAGAGTCTGGAGTCCACTACACTGGCCGACAAAGATGGCGAGATCTACTGCAAAG CGTGTTATGCTAAGAACTTTGGACCAAAAGGCTTCGGTTTCGGCCAGGGCGCTGGAGCTCTGGCTTATTCTGAGTAA